CAAGCCGACCTGTTTGAACCTGTCTAACATGTAACTGACCCACTCTTAAAAGGATTGGATCGAGGGCCCATATATCTCTTTTTCACGGTTCCGGATCAATCTGGTTCTTAGCAGCACGCTTCGGTTCCTAACTGATACCCCTAATCTTGGTAGTTATCTCTTTAAGAATATATCTGCCGTTAAAAATGGTTGGCAAGGTGCTTCTCCTCTATCAAAGAGATGGACGGTTCAAATTTATTTGTATAAGATGGATGTATTGAAGTGTTTTAAAATAAGTTAGTTTGTCGTTAAAAAAACCAACAATATATCAACTATGAATAAATACATGTGTATCGAGAATTGTGTGTTTTTATTTTCCATAAAGCACTAAACGCGTCATAGAACGAGAGTGGTGGATATTCCAAATATTTCAATATCACATATTTTATTGCAATGATCTCATCTATATTTAATGAGTTCTTATGGACACAATCACTATCAAGTGTTATTTGTCCATCCTAAGAGTCCACAACTATATTCATTTAATATGCATTATTTCTCTGGAAGATCTTTTAAAATAGAGTGGAAAAAGAGCATAAAATCTACACAAATATGTAATGAGATCATGAGGGGATACTATTTTATAATATATCTGAATGCAATCTGATATCCAGCGATGCTGTAATTACTAAGGTTTATGACCACCTTTAAAAGGGTCCTAGCTCGCGGAAGATCTCTCTATCTTCTCAATTAGTTTTTGAATGAATTAAGAGAAACTAAAAAAGATTATACAGAAAATGAATTATTTTGGGGATGCTGCAGGAAATGAGAGATCAGCAGGAGCTTCATCTTCAAGAAAAGGGAAAAAGAGTAACTCAAACAAGCCAAGACAACCCCAGAGAGGCCTTGGTGTTGCGCAGTTAGAGAAGATTAGGCTTAACCAATTGGAGTTTTATCCGAGTAATCTGCATCCGCAGGTACAAATCTTCCAACTCAACCCGCCAACACGAATCATATTATCATTTTGTCTTGTTCTAGGATCTGGCGCATTAGTGCTGAAAAATACATTTGTGCTTTGAGATTATATGTGGTGGAATAATTTCCACTTTGTAGTTAACTGACTAGAAATTTCTTATTTCTTGATGAATATATCATATCATGGTTGAATGCCATGTATAGGATAATATAATTTAAACATCCTATTTAACGTCTTCTTTCTCTACACATCATCATTGACAACTTACAAAATATAGGTCTCAAAAAAGCAGTTGTTAAACAAGCCGTCGAAACCACTCACAATACTTGCGACAGGAAAAGCGGTCGCTAATTTCGGATGTAAAATAACCTTGGTCGCAAAGCTGAAAGCAATAGTAAAATGAGATTATCCCCTGGTTTTTGCCCGTAGAGTTACTTCGTTCACAAGGACACCAAAATTTGATGACTTGTGTTAATTATTGTGTTTGACCAATAACCTATGAACCAGTCCTTTAGAAGTCCTATAACTTGATTTTTATTTTCCGCATaaaactattattacaaatttaaTTCTTTTTCAAAGTACTTTACATACACTATTCATTTTCCAGATGAGCATGGGCGAACTAGATAGATCAAACATGATATATGGTCTGTCACAGCCTAGCAGAGACCTaaggtataattcttttcattaTTTATTACCATgctgataaataaataaaattccctCCTGTCAATAAACCTAAGGTATAATTCTTTCCATTATTTATTACCAtgttgataaataaataaaattccctCTTGTCAATAAAAAAACTTGATTCACGTTTATTCAATATAATGTTAAAAGTGTCAGGAAATTTTGTGTTAATACATTTTAGATAGTAATAAGACTAGAACACTTAGCTTAAGAGTACAGAGTTTTGTAATACGAATACATTATAAACTACCTGGTTAGTAAGATATCTTAATTGTAGCAGAATCTATTTCATCTTCTTTATTTGTAGTCACTCCACACTAATAATCAAATATAGATTCTTAGTTTTTTTTCTCGAACCTCAATATGTACTTGCTTTCAGAATTTCTTAATTCGCGTATTGATTTCTCTAAACCTACCTGTAATCAGATGGTGTGCAAACAACGCCACGTTTGAGGCTGAACACTATGTGCAACCAAGAACAACTAGACACCTCTTCCAAGTAGACGTAGAGGTAACCGTACATGTATATCCACATGTTTTTTTGCACTATGTGTTTTAACAATATGATGATGATAATTTAGTGCATCCCTGACAGTTCCCTTGTTTATTTGTGTGTGTTGAACCATTTATAGGACTCATTGTGGAAGAATAAAAGGAGTGATTCTATGGGATCAAGCAATGGCATATCTGGCTCAAATGGCAGCCAAGAACTGGATTTAGAGCTAAGACTTTCGCTTTAAATAGTTGTAACCTCACTTTGGTGAAGACATGTAACGATTGCTTTCATCTTCTTGTTAACTCAAACTCAATAGGAAAACAAATTCAGGTTGGAAGTCCTGATGTTAGTGAAGCAGGtaattaataaaatattggaTATTTTTCATTAAACGAATAAAACCAATTACATGGTATATGTATAGCCCTGTGAATCGAT
This is a stretch of genomic DNA from Helianthus annuus cultivar XRQ/B chromosome 16, HanXRQr2.0-SUNRISE, whole genome shotgun sequence. It encodes these proteins:
- the LOC110905987 gene encoding protein SPEAR1, translated to MNYFGDAAGNERSAGASSSRKGKKSNSNKPRQPQRGLGVAQLEKIRLNQLEFYPSNLHPQMSMGELDRSNMIYGLSQPSRDLRWCANNATFEAEHYVQPRTTRHLFQVDVEDSLWKNKRSDSMGSSNGISGSNGSQELDLELRLSL